A genomic stretch from Dyella sp. M7H15-1 includes:
- a CDS encoding FtsX-like permease family protein, with the protein MGYMGLVVSGLRYKQSQIVVTFVCISIAFLLFGVLISVQQTFTASRSEASSHRVRSQGSSAMTAPIPVSYAQKIASVPGVASVLYVNAEPAAYQDDPRHLLLQAVSAPDLFGTFPELKVPDDQRRAFFNDKQSLLVGPDILKRYGWQLGQTVTLQTNVLDTAGSASWSFHINAVYHSDDPKVPGDLTFVHYAYFNDARIGNKDVVIGFVTSIDAPDQATRIASEIDQLFATSSPRLITHPENQEMENQLTQLVDFSKITVMVAGLVFMSMLLLSHNVWHERVQMRRVELATMKALGFQPGSVLALVIVEAMTLTFAGAFCGLAMAMGLVTALRPHVENFLPGFHFPLPGIAFYAAMAIGFAVLSSGLPAYKASRLPLRPSSRD; encoded by the coding sequence ATGGGCTATATGGGGCTGGTGGTGTCGGGACTTCGTTATAAGCAATCACAAATAGTAGTAACCTTTGTATGCATATCGATTGCGTTCTTACTGTTTGGGGTGCTGATTAGCGTGCAACAAACTTTTACAGCGAGTCGCAGCGAGGCATCATCTCATCGCGTGCGAAGCCAGGGCAGCAGTGCCATGACCGCGCCTATCCCCGTGAGCTATGCACAAAAGATTGCTTCCGTACCAGGTGTCGCTTCGGTGCTCTATGTCAATGCGGAGCCGGCCGCCTACCAAGACGATCCGAGGCATCTGTTATTGCAGGCGGTCTCCGCGCCTGATCTATTTGGGACTTTTCCCGAGCTGAAAGTGCCGGATGACCAACGCAGGGCATTCTTTAACGATAAGCAGTCGCTGTTGGTCGGTCCGGACATACTCAAGCGTTATGGCTGGCAATTGGGCCAGACGGTGACACTTCAAACCAACGTGCTGGACACAGCCGGTTCGGCGAGCTGGTCTTTTCACATCAATGCGGTCTATCACAGTGACGATCCAAAAGTGCCTGGCGATCTCACATTCGTTCACTACGCTTATTTCAATGACGCGAGAATAGGTAACAAGGATGTCGTGATCGGATTCGTCACTTCCATTGACGCACCTGATCAAGCTACGCGTATTGCATCCGAGATTGATCAACTCTTCGCCACATCGTCACCGAGACTCATTACGCATCCAGAAAATCAAGAAATGGAAAATCAGCTCACTCAACTCGTTGATTTCAGCAAGATCACCGTGATGGTGGCAGGACTCGTATTCATGTCCATGTTGCTGCTTTCGCATAACGTATGGCATGAACGGGTGCAAATGCGTCGGGTCGAGCTAGCCACGATGAAGGCCCTTGGGTTTCAGCCAGGTAGCGTATTAGCGCTAGTCATTGTGGAAGCGATGACACTCACCTTCGCCGGCGCATTTTGCGGACTGGCAATGGCGATGGGCTTGGTAACCGCGCTTCGTCCGCATGTGGAAAATTTCCTTCCAGGATTTCATTTCCCCCTCCCTGGCATTGCTTTTTATGCCGCCATGGCGATCGGATTTGCCGTGCTTTCGTCCGGGCTACCCGCGTACAAGGCCAGCCGCCTTCCGCTTCGCCCAAGT
- a CDS encoding PadR family transcriptional regulator yields MEAELETEHLSIELRRGMITLAVLIQLRSENHGYGVKQALSQLGMSLKEGTLYPMLRRLEAQGALKSRWDTKGDRMRKYYSLSEQGVVMLNAMQKQRALLVQIIEELEKSAFDEFASARSKTQPELE; encoded by the coding sequence ATGGAAGCTGAGTTGGAGACCGAGCATCTGTCCATCGAACTCAGGCGCGGGATGATAACACTGGCCGTCCTGATTCAGCTCCGCTCTGAAAATCATGGTTACGGCGTGAAGCAGGCTCTATCGCAGCTAGGTATGTCGTTGAAGGAGGGCACGCTCTATCCCATGTTGCGTCGATTAGAAGCGCAAGGGGCATTGAAGAGCCGTTGGGATACGAAGGGGGACCGCATGCGTAAGTATTACTCTCTTTCGGAGCAAGGTGTTGTCATGCTCAACGCTATGCAAAAACAGCGCGCACTGCTTGTTCAAATCATCGAAGAGTTGGAAAAATCGGCCTTCGATGAGTTTGCGAGTGCGCGTTCTAAGACACAACCGGAGCTGGAATGA
- a CDS encoding 2OG-Fe(II) oxygenase, with amino-acid sequence MAITTTRQGKGIQRNVLPRVRHPEPPRVLADDCTVNISLRLASPIVRLLDGLLSGQECDGLIALATPRLQRSLVIAGSGRDNIHRARTSDGVFLDIGETPLIKRLEERIAALLRIPVSHGEKLQILRYLPGQQYQPHHDWFDPDSASYEAVTSHGGQRVASLVMYLNTPEMGGGTNFPNIGLAVTPIKGSAVYFAYKEREQATLHAGMPVLKGEKWIATKWLRERPLDAG; translated from the coding sequence ATGGCAATAACGACAACACGCCAAGGAAAGGGGATACAGCGAAATGTCTTACCGCGAGTGCGTCATCCTGAGCCACCGCGGGTTCTTGCTGATGACTGTACCGTCAACATTTCGCTGAGATTGGCGTCACCCATTGTTCGCTTGCTGGATGGATTGCTCTCGGGGCAGGAATGCGACGGTTTGATCGCCCTAGCCACCCCACGCTTGCAGCGATCACTGGTCATTGCCGGGAGCGGCCGCGATAACATTCATCGTGCCCGTACTAGCGATGGCGTATTTCTTGATATTGGCGAGACGCCACTCATCAAACGCTTGGAGGAACGCATCGCCGCACTGCTTCGCATCCCAGTGAGCCACGGTGAAAAACTCCAGATACTACGTTACCTGCCCGGCCAGCAATATCAGCCACATCACGATTGGTTTGATCCCGACAGCGCCAGCTACGAGGCCGTGACGTCGCATGGTGGGCAACGCGTGGCCAGCCTCGTGATGTATCTCAACACCCCGGAAATGGGCGGTGGAACTAACTTTCCAAATATTGGCCTTGCAGTCACTCCGATAAAGGGATCCGCTGTGTATTTTGCTTACAAAGAGAGAGAGCAGGCGACTTTGCATGCAGGCATGCCAGTTCTCAAGGGGGAGAAATGGATAGCGACGAAATGGCTGCGCGAAAGACCGCTTGACGCCGGCTGA